The following proteins are encoded in a genomic region of Betaproteobacteria bacterium:
- a CDS encoding ATP-binding cassette domain-containing protein, translating into MKAADGTSATAAIRADPGLRTLLVLWSFAAPYRARIVVAAIALVVAAACFLVIGQGLRQVVDSGFTHGDETALNRALLSLLGIILLLSASVYLRFYNVSWLGERVVADLRKEVFSRLLAHSPAFFEEARTGELISRLTTDTALLEQVVGTSLSMAVRHVLLGIGSAVMLALTSLKLTGLVLLVVPLVVVPIVLFGRNVRRLSRASQDRIADLGVFLDETLHEIRTVQAYTHESVDRGTFGERVEDSFRTARRRIRVRATLVAAVIVLVFTAVGIVLWIGGHDVLSGRITAGELSAFVFYAAMMASAVGAISEVVGDLQRGAGAAGRVIELLQAPSMVTTPPNPVRLEHLVRGDVSFENVSFFYPSRPETPALDGFSLRVRAAERVALVGPSGAGKSTVFQLLLRFYDPVSGQVRVDSTDIRTLDVHRLRSCIALVSQEPAIFAANVRENVRYGRPDASDDDVEAACRAAHATEFVERLPQRYDTFLGERGIRLSGGQRQRLAIARAILADRPILLLDEATSALDAESERMVQLALESLMQGRTVLVIAHRLATVRHADRIVVIDGGRRVGEGTHESLLETNALYARLASLQFGGGTG; encoded by the coding sequence ATGAAGGCGGCGGACGGCACCTCCGCAACGGCGGCGATCCGTGCCGATCCGGGCTTGCGGACACTCCTCGTTCTCTGGTCCTTCGCCGCACCCTATCGGGCGCGCATCGTTGTTGCGGCGATCGCGCTGGTCGTCGCCGCGGCTTGCTTTCTCGTCATCGGCCAGGGCCTCCGCCAGGTCGTGGACTCCGGGTTCACCCACGGTGACGAGACCGCGCTCAACCGGGCGCTGCTGAGTCTGCTGGGCATCATCCTGCTCCTTTCCGCGAGCGTGTACCTCAGGTTCTACAACGTCTCGTGGCTGGGTGAACGTGTCGTCGCGGATCTGCGCAAGGAGGTGTTCTCGAGGCTTCTTGCCCATTCGCCCGCATTCTTCGAGGAGGCGCGGACAGGTGAGCTGATCTCGCGTCTCACGACCGACACCGCACTGCTCGAACAGGTGGTGGGTACCAGTCTCTCCATGGCGGTGCGCCACGTTCTGCTCGGCATCGGTTCTGCCGTGATGCTGGCTCTGACCAGCCTCAAGTTGACGGGGCTGGTACTGCTCGTCGTTCCGCTGGTCGTGGTGCCCATCGTGCTCTTCGGCCGCAATGTGCGCCGCCTGTCACGCGCGAGCCAGGACCGCATTGCCGATCTGGGCGTGTTCCTGGACGAGACGCTGCACGAAATCCGGACAGTCCAGGCCTACACCCATGAGAGCGTGGACCGTGGCACCTTCGGTGAGCGCGTGGAGGATTCCTTCCGGACTGCAAGGCGCCGGATCCGGGTCCGGGCCACGCTGGTCGCTGCGGTCATCGTTCTCGTCTTCACGGCCGTGGGAATCGTGCTGTGGATCGGCGGACACGACGTCCTGTCAGGCCGCATCACGGCAGGCGAGCTTTCGGCGTTCGTCTTCTACGCGGCCATGATGGCATCGGCCGTCGGGGCGATCAGCGAAGTCGTCGGCGACCTCCAGCGAGGCGCCGGCGCGGCTGGGCGGGTGATCGAACTCCTGCAGGCACCCTCCATGGTCACGACTCCGCCCAACCCCGTGCGGCTCGAGCATCTCGTGAGGGGAGACGTGTCTTTCGAGAACGTGTCCTTCTTCTATCCCTCCAGGCCGGAGACTCCCGCGCTCGACGGATTCTCGTTGCGTGTGCGGGCCGCGGAACGGGTCGCGCTCGTGGGGCCCTCCGGGGCGGGCAAGTCGACCGTGTTCCAGTTGTTGTTGCGATTCTACGATCCTGTGTCCGGCCAGGTGAGGGTGGACTCGACGGACATCCGCACGCTCGACGTCCATCGGCTTCGTTCCTGCATCGCCCTGGTTTCCCAGGAGCCGGCGATCTTTGCTGCGAATGTCCGCGAAAACGTCCGCTACGGGCGCCCCGATGCCAGCGATGACGACGTGGAGGCCGCGTGCCGCGCGGCCCATGCGACCGAATTCGTCGAGCGGTTGCCCCAGCGGTACGACACGTTTCTCGGCGAACGGGGGATACGGCTATCCGGCGGGCAGAGACAGCGGCTGGCCATCGCGCGTGCGATTCTCGCCGATCGCCCCATTCTTCTGCTGGACGAGGCGACGAGCGCCCTGGACGCGGAGTCCGAGCGCATGGTCCAGCTGGCGCTGGAGTCTCTCATGCAAGGCCGGACGGTTCTGGTCATCGCGCATCGCCTGGCCACCGTGCGGCACGCGGACCGCATCGTGGTGATCGATGGCGGCAGGCGCGTGGGCGAGGGCACGCACGAATCCCTCCTCGAAACGAACGCGCTCTATGCGCGGCTTGCGTCGCTGCAGTTCGGCGGCGGGACCGGATGA
- a CDS encoding malate/lactate/ureidoglycolate dehydrogenase, which produces MTRIAPDDVLVLPEPLHALVKAIFEAAGWSSRDAGLAADHLVLSNLSGHDSHGVGMVPRYILSSRKGLLKRGDTMTTVLDAGALLTLDGGMGLGQVVGFDAMNLGIERARRHGVAIVSLRNTHHLGRIGHWGEQVAAAGFVSIHHVNVIGRPALVAPWGGTEARFSTNPVCIAYPRGEGEPIVLDFATSRIAHGKTRVAWKRGVPVADGNLLDAAGNPTNDPAVMWTEPLGALLPFGDHKGYGLAFVGELLAGALSGAGTLPGRTDWGVIDNNMLSILIDPARLGGASTQAGEAERLVEWVKSARVAGSFDRVRIPGEPERETRAARGAHGIPLDATSWGEIIECAVSLGMGRTRALSLAGVSG; this is translated from the coding sequence ATGACCCGCATCGCCCCCGACGACGTCCTCGTCCTCCCCGAGCCATTGCACGCTCTCGTGAAGGCCATTTTCGAAGCCGCGGGCTGGTCCTCGCGTGACGCCGGGCTCGCGGCAGACCACCTGGTGCTTTCCAACCTGAGCGGCCACGACTCCCACGGCGTGGGCATGGTTCCGCGCTACATCCTGTCGTCACGCAAGGGCCTGCTCAAGCGGGGCGACACGATGACCACCGTGCTCGACGCCGGAGCGCTGCTGACACTCGACGGCGGCATGGGACTGGGACAGGTGGTCGGCTTCGATGCGATGAACCTGGGCATCGAACGGGCGCGCCGGCACGGTGTGGCCATCGTCAGCCTGCGCAATACCCACCACCTCGGCCGCATCGGTCACTGGGGCGAGCAAGTGGCCGCCGCGGGGTTCGTGTCCATCCATCATGTGAACGTGATCGGCCGGCCCGCGCTCGTGGCGCCATGGGGCGGCACGGAAGCGAGGTTCTCCACCAATCCTGTCTGCATCGCCTATCCGCGCGGCGAAGGCGAACCGATCGTTCTCGACTTCGCGACCTCGCGCATCGCTCACGGCAAGACGCGCGTGGCCTGGAAGCGCGGTGTGCCGGTGGCCGATGGCAATCTTCTGGATGCGGCTGGCAACCCGACGAACGATCCGGCCGTGATGTGGACCGAACCGCTGGGTGCCCTGCTCCCGTTCGGCGATCACAAGGGCTACGGGCTGGCCTTCGTGGGGGAACTGCTGGCCGGCGCTCTGAGCGGCGCGGGAACGCTGCCGGGCCGCACGGATTGGGGTGTGATCGACAACAACATGCTGAGCATACTGATCGACCCTGCGAGACTGGGCGGAGCGTCCACGCAGGCCGGGGAAGCCGAGCGTCTCGTCGAGTGGGTGAAGTCCGCGCGCGTTGCCGGTTCGTTCGACCGCGTCCGCATCCCGGGCGAACCGGAGAGGGAAACGCGCGCCGCACGCGGAGCGCACGGCATTCCACTGGATGCCACGAGCTGGGGCGAAATCATCGAGTGCGCCGTCTCCCTGGGCATGGGCAGAACGCGCGCACTTTCGCTCGCAGGCGTATCCGGGTAA